Proteins from a genomic interval of Ciona intestinalis chromosome 9, KH, whole genome shotgun sequence:
- the LOC100177147 gene encoding 3-hydroxyisobutyryl-CoA hydrolase, mitochondrial, translated as MMNCAKSIRRVLVLSKHIQGAQVSSPVSSISKMRLARCFSSASFAGDDVLFERIGGAGIITLNRPSALNALNLSMIKKIFPKIKEWEEDPATTMIIMKGAGGKAFCAGGDILSITEEGKKGNYEAGQEFFRSEYQLNYRIATCLVPYIAFIDGITMGGGVGLSVHGENRICTERTLFAMPETAIGLFPDVGGSYFLPRLSKHLGMYLALTGFRLKGRDVYKAGVATRMVHSTVLPQLEQDLVAMENPSTQDITDLLRKYHEECQTGRERDYLILRDKEEDIKRMFCADSVEEIFENLRNDGSEWALEQLSVMEKMSPTSLKITHRQLSLGESLDLSECLEMEYRMGSQCLRHPDFYEGVRSVLIDKDKSPKWNPATLSGVTEGIVDKHFILPSDGEELQL; from the exons ATGATGAATTGTGCAAAAAGTATTCGAAGAGTTCTGGTCTTATCTAAACATATCCAAGGAGCTCAGGTTTCATCTCCTGTCTCATCGATCAGCAAAATGCGACTAGCAAGGTGTTTCTCTTCAGCCTCTTTTGCAGGAGACGATGTTTTGTTTGAACGTATTGGTGGAGCTGGAATTATAACTCTGAACAGGCCATCAGCATTAAATGCTTTAAATCTGtctatgataaaaaaaatatttccaaaaattaAG GAATGGGAAGAAGACCCAGCTACTACAATGATTATAATGAAAGGTGCAGGTGGTAAAGCTTTCTGTGCTGGTGGTGATATTCTATCAATAACCGAGGAGGGAAAAAAGGGAAACTATGAAGCAG GTCAAGAGTTTTTTCGTTCTGAATATCAGTTGAATTACAGAATAGCGACGTGCCTTGTTCCTTACATTGCATTTATTGATGGAATAACAATGGGGGGTGGTGTAGGATTGTCGGTTCATGGTGAAAACAGGATTTGCACCGAACGTACTTTGTTTGCAATGCCTGAAACTGCAATAg GTCTTTTCCCTGATGTTGGAGGTTCCTACTTCCTGCCACGACTAAGCAAACATCTTGGAATGTATCTTGCTTTGACGGGCTTCCGACTGAAAGGCAGAGATGTTTACAAAGCAGGTGTAGCTACACGTATGGTTCATAGTACCGTCCTACCTCAACTTGAACAAGATCTTGTTGCAATGGAGAATCCATCCACACAGGATATAACAGAC TTACTTCGTAAATATCATGAAGAATGTCAAACTGGGAGGGAACGAGATTATCTCATCCTTCGTGATAAAGAAGAAGACATAAAGAGGATGTTTTGTGCCGATTCTGTGGAAGAAATTTTTGAG AATTTAAGGAATGATGGAAGTGAGTGGGCACTTGAACAACTCAGTGTGATGGAAAAAATGTCGCCTACTTCGTTAAAGATCACCCACAGACAACTAAGTCTTGGGGAAAGTCTTGATCTGAGTGAGTGTTTGGAAATGGAATACAG GATGGGCAGCCAATGTTTGAGACATCCTGACTTTTATGAGGGGGTTCGTTCCGTTCTTATTGACAAAGATAAATCACCGAAGTGGAACCCAGCTACTTTGTCTGGTGTAACGGAGGGTATTGTAGACAAGCACTTCATACTGCCCTCTGATGGTGAAGAGTTGCAACTGTAA
- the LOC100186688 gene encoding uncharacterized protein LOC100186688, whose translation MTIKDFGSSETLPTSSNKENLTKQFPPFTLTQLVGKRNSSLGSSGFLPPGYTTKGSAWHCNFSGNHTERSVLTSNPALKNLQHCNEAPATWVQGSQLKPSGYRSPYFPKWDRVNPVKRRRPRKDSSSATLDLVLSSLNLNELSLPEVHLAMGNDGSPQSICPQKEAYYREIFDRLDVDNDGRVDVHELKEAYMKMGLLQVPGQAEKFVSASDSNKDGELDVAEFVRYLHEHEMKLKLMFKRLDRDKDGRLTSTEIEEALRSVGFDVSKDEAKEITKRIDKDGTSSIDINEWVEHHLLHPSADLKDIVSYWKHATYIDIGESLIVPDDFSEAEKVSGQWWRQLVAGGAAGVVSRTCTAPLDRLKVLMXEILTKQFPPFTLTQLVGKRNSSLGSSGFLPPGYTTKGSAWHCNFSGNHTERNVLTSNPALKNLQHCNEAPATWVQGSQLKPSGYRSPYFPKWDRVNPVKRRRPRKDSSSATLDLVLSSLNLNELSLPEVHLAMGNDGSPQSICPQKEAYYREIFDRLDVDNDGRVDVHELKEAYMKMGLLQVPGQAEKFVSASDSNKDGELDVAEFVRYLHEHEMKLKLMFKRLDRDKDGRLTSAEIEEALRSVGFDVSKDEAKEITRRIDKDGTSSIDINEWVEHHLLHPSADLKDIVSYWKHATYIDIGESLIVPDDFSEAEKVSGQWWRQLVAGGAAGVVSRTCTAPLDRLKVLMQVHATKSNQLGISSGFNSMLKEGGAKSLWRGNGINVIKIAPETAVKFYAYERMKKLIGAQSGGEIGAAEKFLAGSMAGVISQTSIYPMEVIKTRLALRKTGQYSGIFDCAFKVLRNEGPKAFFKGYIPNCLGIIPYAGIDLCIYETLKNYWIKTYGAEKEKPSVLLLLACGTTSSTCGQLASYPLALVRTKMQAQASLPNHDKNQKTSMVSLFRSIVQTDGVFGLYRGLAPNFMKVAPAVSISYVVYEKMRMHLGVYR comes from the exons ATGACGATTAAAGATTTTGGTTCATCAGAAACATTACCAACAAGTtctaacaaagaaaatttaacaaaacaattccCACCGTTCACCTTGACACAGTTAGTGGGCAAACGCAACTCAAGTTTGGGTTCGAGTGGCTTTCTACCACCAGGGTACACGACTAAAGGAAGTGCATGGCATTGTAACTTTAGTGGCAACCACACAGAAAGAAGTGTATTGACATCGAATCCAGCATTGAAAAACTTACAACACTGCAACGAAGCACCAGCTACGTGGGTCCAAGGATCTCAACTTAAACCAAGCGGTTATAGATCACCGTACTTCCCAAAGTGGGACAGAGTGAACCCAGTGAAAAGAAGAAGGCCAAGAAA GGACAGCTCTTCAGCCACCCTTGATCTGGTTTTAAGCAGTTTAAACCTGAACGAGCTAAGTCTACCAGAGGTTCACTTAGCCATGGGTAACGACGGATCACCTCAGTCTATCTGCCCCCAAAAAGAGGCTTATTATCGAGAAATATTTGATCGATTAGATGTAGATAATGATGGAAGAGTGGATGTACATGAGCTGAAAGAAGCTTACATGAAGATGGGTTTGTTGCAAGTCCCTGGACAGGCAGAG AAATTTGTATCAGCAAGTGATTCAAACAAAGACGGTGAACTCGACGTGGCTGAGTTTGTTCGTTATCTACACGAACATGAGATGAAACTTAAACTAATGTTTAAACGATTAGACAGGGATAAAGATG GTCGTTTAACTTCCACTGAGATCGAAGAGGCGTTACGCTCTGTTGGGTTCGATGTTTCCAAAGATGAAGCAAAGGAAATCACTAAAAg GATAGATAAAGATGGAACTTCTTCCATTGATATAAATGAATGGGTTGAACATCATCTTTTACATCCATCTGCTGATCTCAAGGACATTGTATCATACTGGAAACATGCAACG tACATCGACATCGGGGAGAGTCTCATTGTTCCCGATGACTTCAGTGAGGCAGAAAAAGTATCGGGACAATGGTGGAGACAGTTGGTTGCTGGAGGAGCTGCAGGAGTTGTGTCTCGCACATGCACGGCTCCTCTGGATCGTCTTAAAGTTTTGATGCNAG aaattttaacaaaacaattccCACCGTTCACCTTGACACAGTTAGTGGGCAAACGCAACTCAAGTTTGGGTTCGAGTGGCTTTCTACCACCAGGGTACACGACTAAAGGAAGTGCATGGCATTGTAACTTTAGTGGCAACCACACAGAAAGAAATGTATTGACATCGAATCCAgcattaaaaaacttacaacaCTGCAACGAAGCACCAGCTACGTGGGTCCAAGGATCTCAACTTAAACCAAGCGGTTATAGATCACCGTACTTCCCAAAGTGGGACAGAGTGAACCCAGTGAAAAGAAGAAGGCCAAGAAA GGACAGCTCTTCAGCCACCCTTGATCTGGTTTTAAGCAGTTTAAACCTGAACGAGCTAAGTCTACCAGAGGTTCACTTAGCCATGGGTAACGACGGATCACCTCAGTCCATCTGCCCCCAAAAAGAGGCTTATTATCGAGAAATATTTGATCGATTAGATGTAGATAATGATGGAAGAGTGGATGTACATGAGCTGAAAGAAGCTTACATGAAGATGGGTTTGTTGCAAGTCCCTGGACAGGCAGAG AAATTTGTATCAGCAAGTGATTCAAACAAAGATGGTGAACTCGACGTGGCTGAGTTTGTTCGTTATCTACACGAACATGAGATGAAACTTAAACTAATGTTTAAACGATTAGACAGGGATAAAGATG GTCGTTTAACTTCTGCTGAGATCGAAGAGGCGTTACGCTCTGTTGGGTTCGATGTTTCCAAAGATGAAGCAAAGGAAATCACCAGAAg GATAGATAAAGATGGAACTTCTTCCATTGATATAAATGAATGGGTTGAACATCATCTTTTACATCCATCTGCTGATCTCAAGGACATTGTATCATACTGGAAACATGCAACG tACATCGACATCGGGGAGAGTCTCATTGTTCCCGATGACTTCAGTGAGGCAGAAAAAGTATCGGGACAATGGTGGAGACAGTTGGTGGCTGGAGGAGCTGCAGGAGTTGTGTCTCGCACATGCACGGCTCCTCTGGATCGTCTTAAAGTTTTGATGCAG GTGCATGCTACCAAGTCCAACCAGCTAGGTATTTCTTCTGGTTTCAATTCCATGTTAAAAGAGGGTGGTGCTAAATCATTATGGAGAGGAAATGGTATCAATGTTATCAAG attgCTCCTGAAACTGCTGTCAAATTCTATGCTTACGAACGAATGAAAAAGCTCATTGGTGCTCAGTCAGGAGGGGAAATAGGGGCAGCGGAAAAGTTTCTAGCTGGTTCCATGGCTGGTGTTATATCGCAAACAAGTATTTATCCTATGGAG GTCATTAAAACTCGACTGGCACTGCGAAAGACAGGACAATATAGCGGAATATTTGATTGCGCTTTTAAAGTTCTGCGCAACGAAGGACCAAAAGCATTCTTCAAAGGCTACATTCCAAACTGCCTTGGCATAATACCATATGCTGGGATTGATCTTTGTATATATGAG ACGTTAAAGAACTACTGGATAAAAACTTACGGAGCTGAAAAGGAAAAACCTTCAGTTCTTCTTCTCCTTGCATGCGGTACCACCTCCAGCACCTGTGGACAACTTGCCAGTTACCCTCTTGCTCTTGTTAGAACAAAAATGCAAGCAcaag cCTCCCTTCCCAACCATGATAAAAACCAGAAGACAAGCATGGTTTCACTGTTCAGGTCAATAGTTCAGACTGACGGAGTATTTGGATTGTACCGAGGTCTGGCGCCAAACTTCATGAAG GTTGCCCCTGCTGTTAGCATTAGCTATGTTGTGTATGAGAAAATGCGAATGCACTTGGGTGTCTACAGATGA
- the LOC100184299 gene encoding uncharacterized protein LOC100184299 has product MTHNCTAPKKALTIVPLKSIDWKRCKNGVIPPEAVVGGTTEFGQPLYIGRTRLRENNNEFTPGLIAKPDETLLVSYGTGVRTTKEFDVLVAIDPHITHWVPCSKGHIPDNSVIGGIDCSYLEPLYIGRTRGTLLNGRTWRGQKLKDPVLGSCGDTEVQIPGKVHRTHRCLYIPYKGKEYLFRDYEVLALKESPASLSMLCKNVINSRLEEVCALLDDFQIEGMASDSIDRLPLPDKLKEYCKQRGVDDCDY; this is encoded by the exons ATGACTCACAACTGTACAGCACCTAAAAAAGCATTAACAATTGTACCTTTAAAAAGTATTGATTGGAAGCGATGTAAAAACGGAGTAATACCACCTGAGGCAGTGGTCGGTGGAACAACAGAGTTCGGCCAACCTTTGTATATTGGACGAACAAGGCTACGGGAAAACAACAACGAATTTACTCCTGGACTTATTGCCAAGCCAGATGA GACTTTGCTGGTGTCTTATGGCACAGGGGTACGCACTACAAAGGAATTTGACGTCTTAGTTGCAATTGACCCTCATATAACTCACTGGGTGCCTTGTTCAAAAGGCCATATACCAGACAACTCTGTGATAGGAGGCATTGACTGCTCATACCTTGAGCCATTGTACATAGGACGTACAAGAGGGACTCTATTGAATGGTCGGACATGGAGAGGCCAGAAACTAAAGGATCCCGTGCTG GGTTCTTGTGGTGACACTGAAGTCCAGATTCCTGGTAAAGTGCACAGAACGCACAGGTGTCTATACATCCCCTACAAAGGGAAGGAGTATTTGTTTCGTGACTATGAGGTGCTTGCTCTGAAGGAAAGCCCAGCAAGCCTATCAATGTTGTGTAAGAATGTGATCAACTCCAGACTAGAGGAGGTGTGTGCTTTACTTGACGACTTCCAAATTGAAGGCATGGCGTCAGATTCAATTGACAGACTCCCGCTGCCAGATAAATTAAAGGAATATTGTAAACAACGTGGCGTAGATGATTGCGATTATTAA